Within the Miscanthus floridulus cultivar M001 chromosome 2, ASM1932011v1, whole genome shotgun sequence genome, the region GCGGCGCCCCTTCCCTCCCTCCGTACCGCCGCTGCCGGTGAGTTCCGACGCTGATACCTCTCCCTTTCCTGTGATTCGAGCGCTTCCCCTTACAGACGTCGCGCCCCTGCTCCGCTTTGCTTCAGACGAGCAGATTGGGCCGAGCACCTCTCCGGCCAGCAGCGACACCGTCGCCGGTGCCAGGTCCGGGGCCGCCGCGCCGTGGGGCTCGCTGAAACGGGTACACGTTCTGCCTCCGTTCACCCGTTTCTCGCTCCTTGTTGCTTGAGCCGGTAACAAAATTAACGGTTCAGTTTAGGCGCGGTGGATGTGCGAGCTTGCTAACCTGGAAGCAAACGTTATGAATTATATGATCGCCCTTGTGTACTTCCCTTCTTAATTGACTTCCATGCGTGCATGCCTCGTCTAATTCTAGTGTGCCAAATGTGATTCGTCTGTTCCATCTGGTGACTTGCTGAACGGAATCTGATTGTGGACCGCTGGATATATTTTTTTCCCCAATTGAACTGTATCAAGATTGATCTGTTGATAAGAAGACCTAGAAAAATTTAGGTGCACATGCTGCAACCATCAGGTGTTGTTAGCTACCTGCGCATTAGACGGAGGTTACAGAGCTAGAATGTGATTTACACATGAGCATGGATGGCATCCAGCAAGCCTTTTTTGCATAAGATGTCCTTTGGTGCTAATTTTTcatatgtactccctccattccaaattataagacgttttggcttttctagaacatagcttttgctatgcactaaGTCTAGATACAccgtaaaagcaatgtatctagaaaagtcaaagcgtcttataatttggaataggcGAAGTAGTGATTAATAAAATTAGCTAACACATAGTGGAAAAGGGGGTCAAATTGCTATTGCTAATCTAGTACAGAAACCGGGAAAAACTATGCCCAGCATACATTATTACCCTGTTCAACCTCAACCGCTCTTCTAAGTAGTGTCCATAAGCTGTGTTTCTTTTTTTCTGAGAGGAGTGGTTGAATGCCCACATGTATTATGACCTACTTCATGTTGAGTTCTCCTAGAATGTTTATGACCTATGATTGTCAGCATGGAGTTCAATAGTTCTCCTAGAATGTTTATGACCTATGATTGTCAGCATGGAGTTCAAAAGGTTGTTTGGTTAATCAGATATATGCACTGATTTCTTTTCTAGCTGTGATTAGGCTACAACAACTTTTCAGTTTCAAATTAGAGTTTGTATTATTTTCACTGAACATCATATGTTTCCCCATGCCCGTGCAATAATCAGTTATACTGTACCAAGGAACATCTGAATGTAACCAAGTGTCTGAAAACCGTAACAGTTTAGCCAAGTAACTAAGCCTTGTCTGGCTAACACGACTGCCAAAACTTTTCACAATGCAGCCTTTCTCAGCTCAATATCTGGGTGTGGTTTCACATTATCCAAGCCTGGATATAAAAATTGGTTCTGTATCCTACTTATGTGTCTTTCTATTTCTTATTTATCAGTAATCAAAGAAGTTGGTTTCCGGTGTGAGCTTGATTGTTTTTCGCTATTACTAGGTTGCTTCAGAGAAAGAAATTCTAGGGTAggtggttgttgttgttgttgtcatttTCCTTATTGTGTGCACACTATGTTTGGTATTACCCCAATCTGCTTTGCATGCAGCAATGATCTTATTTTGTAGACAGGCTGAATATCTGCACGGACACAGTCCAAAAGCCTATATCTCCTGTATAAATCGTTTCAGGAAGCATTTTAGAGAACTGCAAACCATTGACACTTTTATCTGCTTATCAGATGAAAAGCATCCACTCTCTAATTTATTTCTCTGAAGCATTTTTACTTTCAAGTGTGTCGCTGCATACTTCAGTTTGTAATTTGAGTTGTGTTTTTTTTGGAGAAAAACATGAAACACCACATTACCACACTCCAGACTTTAAAAAAAGCTCAATTTTGTATATAGCTTCATAAGTTGTTTGTATTTGTTATGAGATCAACCACTTAAAAGCACTTGCTAATAGTTCAATCAATGCATATGCTATAGCAATAGTGGATTGTTGAATGATGTATGATAGGCTTGTTAGAAGAATTTCCTAAAGTATATCTTGTTATTTAAGAACGCTTAGTTGGATAGAAATCTTTTCGTTCACAAAATGGATGTACCTTTGTTATACAGGTCAAATTTTGTTGACCTGTTGGAAATGTTGTTTTGTAATTATAGTACTCAATTTAAAACCAACAGAAATGAAGGTTTAAAACAAAGTTCAGTATTATACCTGATAAAGGTGTATGTCATTGGCATGCACAGTTTCCCTAGAGAACTTCTTGGGTCTCTGTTCGTTTTGGGCTGCCTTTGAATGATTTTGGTGTAGCTATACAGTCTGGCCATATGTGAATTATGCACTAGTTAGGTGAGTTTAAGTCAACTGCACAATCTTTGTTTTACTCCTAAAAGTCGAAGCTAACCAAGAGGCTAAGACTTCATTAACTATTTTCTTCTTGTATGTGGTTTGAATGCTTTCCACTTGCTTATGTTCAGTTTTCTTTAAATGACATGAGAAAAAATGTGGCCCCATATCTTAGCCTGTTGTCTTATTCTTATATAGTTTGAGTATTACCATTACATTGTTCATTAAGTTAATATGTCTGCAAAGAGCACAATGTTTCTTTTGTACTATGTTTGGTTCAGTATCCTGCAATGTTTTTGAGGCGCCGCGGCGAGGCGCGGCACCCGACCCGCTTCACAACGCCTAGGCGTTTGTGGCGGACGCCCCggcgacgccatacacacatTGTAAGGCGTTGTAAGCTAGAATTTTATATACTAGTGCAGCACATACATACCTCGTTTGTTGCCAATTCTTGAGCCCATGTTCCTTTCTTTCCTTTCCAAAAGCTCTTCTCCCATGTAGCATCCATCCCTCTTGAAGGAAATTGCATGACAATTACAGAATTCAGCAATCAAATTGGTTATCAATTGCTGAGAATTAAATAGGAAACAATACACAAGAGGCAAGATAACAAATTAGCAAGCATTAGTGGAATTAAATAGGAGATGCAGAGCGGACGACAGAGCGGAGATACACAAGAGTAGCGGAGATGCAATACACAAGAGTATACAATATTCAGACTACCTGGGCCAAGCGGAGATGCAGAGCGGACGGCAGAGCAGAGCACGAGTAGGCAGAGCGGATGGCCAAGCAGAGCGGATGGCAGATGCAGAGCAGAGCACGAGGAGGCAGAGCGGAGATGTAGGCCGGCTCCGCGGCAGGGGCGGCCGGCCGGTGGACACGAGTAGAGTAGCAGCCCAGCGGAGGTCGAGGTCCGtccgccgccttctctcttcctctcccctcgCTTGCAGCAGCGATGTGCGATGATGCTGGAGCGGCTCCACGGCAGGGGCGAACGGCCAAGCGGAGATGTAGGCCGGCTCCGCGGCAGGGGCGGCCGGCCGGTGGACACGAGCAGAGTAGCAGCCCAGCGGAGGTCGATGTCCGTctgccgccttctctcttcctctcccctcgCCCGTACTCGCGGTGAATGACTCGCGCGGTCGATTTCCCACGCGAAGAGGCTACCTGGGCGCACGCGCGGTCGATTTCCCGCGCCTCTTACTTTTCCCGCGGGCGCGCGGTCGATTTCCTGCGGGGCCGCGCTCCTTTTGGCGCCCTTCCCCTACGACCGGCATCTGGCGTCCGCGGCGCGGTTGTAGGCGTCCGCCCGACGCCATtcgcgcctaggcgacgcctaatcCTATGAGGCGGACGCCATACACGCTGAGGTCGTGGCGACCCCGACGCCCAGGCCCTCGACcacgccttgtcgcctaggcgacgaCTAGGCGACGCCTCAAAAACATTGGTATCCTGTGCAGTCATGCTTCAATTTTTGTAAAACTTAGTGTTGAGCAGCAAAACTTGGCTATCTTTAGTTCCTTCGCTTGCTCCAGCAGTTGCTTATCTAGCCTAGCCAAGCGATGTGTTGGTTAGATCTGAAGAGATTTGCTTTGAGTAATTGTTTCAGTTATCTATTCTATGATTTCAAAACAAAAGACGCAAACAACTAGTGCCCCTAACATGTTTGCATCAGCCTCTCCTCATGTGGGCTAGTTGTTCCCTGCCTAGCAACACAAAGTGTGCAGTAGATTCACATGACCCTTATGATTGTCACTCTATGCTGATCTGTGACTAGTTAGATGTTTGGTATTGATATCTCCTAAAAAATATGTTTCTGTTATGTGTTTTTGCTTTCCTATGCCTGTATATTTGTGATCTCTGAATAGTTATTTCTTTCTCTTGGCCTTTTTGAATGAGGGTGGTTTAGAGTAAAAGCGCTAGTTAGCTGTGTGCATTCTTGTATTTGTATGACACTTTGTCGTTTGCCTACTTCTTTTTCTGAAGAATGCTAATATTTCAAATGATCCCATTGCTACACACTCCCTTTGGTAATAGTATACACTTACACAGTGATCTTATTTGATCTTCCACCAACTTACATGCATCTTTCTAAGTTCTTATAGCTTTCTGTCTCCCCTCTTTCTAAAATGCCAACATCAGCTATACATTGTATTTTTTCTTATTATTGCCGTTGTTCTCTGTGGAAGCTCTGATACATGGTTCACTTGTTGTTTCAGGTCTACCCCCAAGTGAAATATTTACACAAGTGAAATCAGGGTCTTCAAGATAGCTTACTGAGATGTGGGGTTTTGCATCAAACGCTTGGTCATCTGGGCTGGGGAAGAGGAGTCCCCCAAATTGCACTTCTTCGAGTGCTGCTTGTTCTGATGACGAAGCATCCTCTTGCACAAGCAGGGAAGAAGGCCTGGAATGCCCAATATGTTGGGAGTCTTTCAACATAGTGGAGAATGTGCCTTATGTGCTATGGTGCGGCCACACCATGTGCAAGAACTGCATCCTAGGACTTCAATGGGCTGTCATCAAAGTTCCAACTGTGCCGATCCAgctaccattcttcatttgctgtCCCTGGTGCAACCTCCTGTCACTTCGCATACTTTACAAAGGGAACCTCACATTCCCACGAAAGAACTATTTCCTCCTTTGGATGGTTGAGGGGATGAATGGCGAGCGGGCCAGGTCACGCCCAGCTATTCATAGTGAGCAACAGACTCCATGGCTCTCAAGCAGCAGTAGAGCAAA harbors:
- the LOC136528813 gene encoding uncharacterized protein, giving the protein MWGFASNAWSSGLGKRSPPNCTSSSAACSDDEASSCTSREEGLECPICWESFNIVENVPYVLWCGHTMCKNCILGLQWAVIKVPTVPIQLPFFICCPWCNLLSLRILYKGNLTFPRKNYFLLWMVEGMNGERARSRPAIHSEQQTPWLSSSSRANGNAGYSNPTRRHLPPPVDTSPTNANHANHGVPLLNAERVQASLRKSLLFLVHLTAKFPLVFIFLLIVLYAIPASAAVLLLYALITVLFALPSFLILYFAYPSLDWLVREIFA